In Rhodamnia argentea isolate NSW1041297 chromosome 4, ASM2092103v1, whole genome shotgun sequence, the following proteins share a genomic window:
- the LOC115736053 gene encoding RING-H2 finger protein ATL13-like, with amino-acid sequence MDWVLHEPSSSSSSSSSQRSYFLLQQPPPPPTSSHSGDLSLSNSVSPSILLIIIILAIIFFVSGLLHLLVRFLMRPPSTVRDQEDPDGVTALQGQLQQLFHLHDAGVDQSFIDALPVFFYKAIIGLKNPFDCAVCLCEFEPEDKLRLLPKCSHAFHMECIDTWLLSHSTCPLCRANLLPDFSPAHIGSPIVLVLESGRESSRELVGRANSGLGRANSAFRTDSHLGFCGGSELGSVRFELPGKSGEFDTKDEDSLSVVAGSGERVVPVKLGKFRNVEDGEGSSSSITCNVDSRRCFSMGSFAYVMDEASTLQVPITTPEKKQSSKKPHLPLTPGHRLAMSECGSESRREFVGFEGIKNLNPNGKVNNPHERNENNGSSIRKESFSISKIWLRGKREKANHPGAEDSSRRAISFRFPINRNVAVGGSDLKDKKETGTEIGRWENGGTELGHDEEMESCNSLDSLANNPPSFTRRTLLWLMGRQNRVGHSSSSTDV; translated from the coding sequence ATGGATTGGGTACTCCATGAAccgtcatcatcatcttcttcttcttcctctcaacGATCCTACTTTCTCCTCCagcaaccaccaccacctcccacTTCTTCTCACTCGGGTGACTTGAGCTTGAGCAACAGTGTCAGCCCGAGCATCCTCctgatcatcatcatcctcgCGATCATCTTCTTCGTGTCCGGCCTCCTCCACCTCCTGGTGAGGTTCCTCATGCGGCCACCCAGTACGGTCAGAGACCAGGAGGACCCCGACGGCGTCACCGCCCTTCAAGGCCAGCTCCAGCAGCTCTTCCACCTCCACGACGCGGGGGTCGACCAGTCCTTCATCGACGCCCTCCCTGTCTTCTTCTACAAAGCCATCATCGGGCTCAAGAACCCCTTCGACTGCGCGGTGTGCCTCTGTGAGTTTGAGCCTGAGGACAAGCTGAGACTGCTTCCCAAGTGTAGTCATGCCTTTCACATGGAGTGCATAGACACTTGGCTCTTGTCCCACTCCACTTGCCCTCTGTGCAGAGCCAATTTGCTGCCTGATTTCTCTCCTGCCCACATTGGTTCTCCCATTGTTCTCGTTCTTGAATCCGGGAGAGAGAGCTCGAGGGAGCTCGTCGGCCGCGCAAATTCCGGCCTTGGAAGGGCTAACTCGGCATTTAGGACCGATTCCCATCTGGGTTTTTGCGGAGGGTCTGAATTGGGCTCGGTCCGCTTTGAATTGCCAGGGAAATCAGGCGAATTTGACACCAAAGATGAAGACAGCCTATCGGTGGTGGCAGGCTCAGGCGAGCGGGTCGTGCCGGTGAAGCTCGGGAAGTTTAGGAATGTGGAGGATGGTGAAGGGAGTAGTAGCAGCATAACCTGCAATGTGGACTCTAGGAGGTGCTTCTCAATGGGATCCTTTGCTTATGTGATGGATGAGGCTTCCACATTGCAAGTGCCCATCACGACCCCGGAGAAGAAGCAATCCAGCAAGAAGCCTCACTTGCCACTGACTCCAGGGCACCGGCTGGCGATGTCGGAATGCGGGTCCGAGTCAAGGAGAGAGTTTGTTGGCTTCGAAGGGATCAAGAATTTGAATCCCAATGGCAAAGTCAATAATCCTCACGAGAGGAATGAGAACAACGGATCGAGCATCCGGAAAGAGAGCTTCTCCATATCGAAGATCTGGCTACGAGGGAAGAGGGAGAAGGCGAACCACCCGGGGGCCGAGGACTCATCGAGGCGGGCGATCTCTTTCCGGTTTCCGATTAACCGGAATGTGGCGGTGGGTGGGAGCGATctgaaagacaaaaaagaaactgGGACTGAAATTGGGAGGTGGGAAAATGGAGGGACTGAGTTGGGTCATGATGAGGAGATGGAGAGCTGCAACAGTTTGGATTCTCTGGCTAACAATCCACCATCGTTTACAAGGAGGACCCTGCTTTGGCTCATGGGAAGACAGAACAGGGTTGGACACTCATCTTCCTCAACAGACGTCTAG